One window from the genome of Plasmodium relictum strain SGS1 genome assembly, chromosome: 12 encodes:
- the ACBP1 gene encoding apicoplast calcium binding protein 1, putative produces MKLLKLSFVRYDFIISKFFLLVSFLFLMLLSDNFIKKEYFFNIEIQSSKICHFLQNNFYKLERVFLCTSLQKNFLFNDWKSLKKKNLMNHKKKVKEENNISKKTKKKKKEELKEDDNSLDLVMDTNNPSLDENVLEKSKLVFKKLDKNNNNLIDFNEFRTNVEILSKSDEINTNILNYLFQLFDVNKDKKLNYTEFLSLNSYDFNYVKLIQILFDEENIIDKSTIYEYLHIYFSEFLEYAIEDDKYILVRKNNLVHMLSDNFFKNNKSKWDINEDEKLQMEEFQNFQMSLLTDINHLSSFLQLDYNLDGKIDIAELLFYINNDSTVYDKLFIYIKNNKRKEDVFKYIKESLNIDDTIIFNLKVLLYSFDIDNDMLLDLEEYKNQTETVFILDSTPEIIYAT; encoded by the coding sequence atgaAATTATTAAAGCTTTCCTTTGTACGATatgattttattatttccaaATTTTTTCTCCTCGtatcctttttatttttaatgttattatctgataattttattaaaaaagaatatttttttaatatagaaataCAAAGTAGCAAGATATGCCATTTTTTGcagaataatttttataaattagaAAGAGTATTTTTGTGCACATCTCTTCAAAAAAACTTTCTTTTTAATGATTGGAAgagcttaaaaaaaaaaaatctaatgaatcataaaaaaaaagtaaaggaagaaaataatattagtaaaaagacaaagaaaaaaaagaaagaagaaTTAAAGGAAGATGATAATTCATTAGATCTTGTAATGGATACAAATAATCCTTCTTTAGATGAAAATGTTCTTGAAAAGTCTAAATTGGTATTCAAAAAATTagacaaaaataataataatctaATAGATTTCAATGAATTCAGGACAAATGTAGAAATATTATCAAAAAGTGATGAAATTAATACAAATATCTTAAATTATCTGTTTCAGCTATTTGAtgtaaataaagataaaaaactGAATTACACtgaatttttatcattaaattCCTATGATTTTAATTATGTTAAATTAATtcaaattttatttgatgaagaaaatataatagataAAAGTACCATATATGAGTATCTGCATATTTACTTTTCAGAATTTTTAGAATATGCAATTGAAgatgataaatatattttggtGAGAAAAAACAATTTAGTTCATATGCTTtcagataatttttttaaaaataataaaagtaaatggGACATAAATGAAGACGAAAAGTTACAAATGGAAGAATTCCAAAATTTTCAAATGTCCTTATTAACAGATATTAATCATTTATCAAGTTTTTTGCAATTGGACTATAACCTAGATGGAAAAATTGATATTGccgaattattattttatattaacaaTGACAGTACTGTTTATGACaaattgtttatatatattaaaaataataaaagaaaagaggatgtatttaaatatattaaagaatCATTAAATATTGATGACACTATAATTTTCAATTTAAAAGTTTTACTTTATTCATTTGATATTGATAATGATATGCTGCTAGATTtagaagaatataaaaatcaaACTGAAACTGTTTTTATTTTGGATTCAACACCTGAAATAATCTACGctacttaa
- a CDS encoding thioredoxin, putative, which yields MTILHNEGCGCKSSDEVLKGGEFLLKYINLEKVTALNEKVNGSCRKIFKSYDNKLSLDCCESDVDHELIINIPFTSPCKIVSLFLIGGEEGSYPKKMKIFSNREDIDFENINDFKCIQELELSEDFHGSVEYPLKVTSLFNVNYLTLYFFENYGAESTKILYIGLKGVGTNYTRKPVETVYEASPNLADHKIEGNINSTHFSFDAF from the exons atgactATATTACATAATGAAGGATGTGGATGCAAAAGTTCTGATGAAGTATTAAAAGGTggagaatttttattaaaatatattaatctTGAAAAAGTTACTGCATTGAATGAAAAA GTAAATGGTTCATgtagaaaaatttttaaatcttaTGATAATAAGTTGTCTTTAGATTGCTGTGAAAGTGATGTGGATCATGAATTG ATAATAAATATTCCTTTTACTAGTCCTTGTaaa attGTTAGTTTATTCCTAATTGGTGGAGAAGAAGGAAGTTATccaaagaaaatgaaaattttttctaatagaGAGGATATTGATTTTGAAAa TATAAATGATTTCAAATGTATTCAAGAATTAGAGTTGTCAGAAGATTTTCATGGATCAGTTGAATATCCATTAAAA gtaaCTTCCTTGTTTAATGTAAATTATTTGACcttgtatttttttgaaaattatgGAGCAGAATcaacaaaaatattatatatag GTCTTAAGGGTGTTGGAACTAATTATACAAGAAAACCAGTTGAAACA gtTTATGAAGCATCACCAAATTTAGCTGATCATAAAATAGAAGGAAATATAAATTCAACTCATTTTTCATTCGATGCTTTTTAA
- a CDS encoding DnaJ protein, putative, translating to MFLIKKRSIHSYNVISTLNILSKSFLNTNNSFIFLKRHFSSKNFYDILNVKKTSSKNEIKQAYRKLALKYHPDRNPNNRKESEQKFREITEAYETLSDDNKKRIYDSQLNSGFYSNNFNNYANTSTNSTNYNYHTRKMTDEEIENVFKNVFGNINLNDIFKSNIFNENNFRSRTMQNDIFSNLGSFGSYGNNNNENIKQTNIKTEIIPKGNKIIEKTTKIITYKDGKVKQEIIEREINNNSKEFGDFFDFDFLKNNLHNLNKENRNSAYSNKIFNRTIRDYKQNNVSKYIFNYFYDIFSIATRRFFVNLILQLIRKVIQTIIFILKKK from the exons atgtttttaattaaaaaaagaagtattCATTCTTATAATGTCATTTCTAcgttaaatattttaagtaaaagttttttaaatacaaataatagttttattttcctaaaaag gcaTTTTTcaagtaaaaatttttatgatatattAAATGTTAAGAAAACTAGTAgcaaaaatgaaataaagcAGGCATATAGAAAATTAGCATTAAAATATCATCCTGATAGAAATCCAAATAATAGAAAAGAGTCAGAACAAAAATTTAGAGAGATAACAGAAGCATATGAAACATTAAGTGATGATAATAAGAAAAGAATTTATGATAGTCAACTAAATAGTGGATTTTATTCTAACAATTTTAATAACTATGCAAATACATCAACTAATAGTACGAACTATAATTATCATACAAGGAAAATGACTGATGAAGAAATTgaaaatgtttttaaaaatgtatttgGGAATATTAACttaaatgatatttttaaatcaaatatttttaatgaa AATAATTTTAGATCTAGAACAATGCAAAATGACATTTTTAGTAATTTAGGATCATTTG GGTCCTACGGGAACAATAACAATGAAAATATCAAAC AAACAAATATAAAGACTGAAATAATAccaaaaggaaataaaataatagaaaaaaccACTAAAATTATTACTTACAAAGATGGGAAAGTAAAACAAGAAATAATAGAaagagaaataaataataatagtaaag aatttGGAGACTTCTTCGATTTtgactttttaaaaaacaatttaCACAATTTGAACAAAGAAAATAGGAATAGTGCATATAGcaacaaaatatttaatagaaCTATAAGAGattataaacaaaataatgtatcaaaatatatttttaattatttttatgatatattttctattgCAACTAGAagattttttgttaatttgaTTTTGCAACTAATTAGAAAAGTAATACAaactataatttttattttaaaaaaaaaataa
- a CDS encoding ER lumen protein retaining receptor 1, putative: protein MKGVNDFIRKVNDTEKMKRYIADHSSSIKIYCFFLFLVFIFYHLFSDGDFSFLLTLSSVISMFSFLMVFFKIEMNKSCAGVSLKMMECYVVLNTARLLSIVPFEGYLPYDKSGDWLYQLVEAISLFINCCIVYLCRYKYKNTYDNVNDIFNNLFLIIPAFIIAIFVHPSLNSFFPADVSWSFALYLESVCVLPQLSMFQKEGKVAAFTTHFLASQAFSKVLSFFFWIVSYKELNSSDNIIKSYVGLWVVIMQVVQLALMGDFIYHYIRCLSKGVSFDNLLNENV, encoded by the exons atgaAAGGGGTAAATGATTTTATTAGAAAAGTAAATGATAcagaaaaaatgaagagaTATATAGCAGATCATAGCTCTTcgataaaaatttattgtttttttctatttttagtttttattttttatcacTTATTTTCTGATGgagatttttcttttttattaaccctTTCATCTGTTATTAGTATGTTTTCATTTCTGAtggtattttttaaaattgaaaTGAACAAATCATGTGCAGGTGtttcattaaaaatgatGGAATGCTACGTAGTATTAAATACTGCGAGATTATTATCTATTGTTCCATTTGAAGGATATTTACCATATGATAAAAGTGGAGATTGGTTATATCAATTAGTTGAAGCAATTtccttatttattaattgttgtATTGTTTACTTGTGcagatataaatataaaaacactTATGATAATGTAAATGATATCTTTAATAacctatttttaattataccTGCATTTATTATTGCAATTTTTGTCCATCCATCTTTGAATTCATTCTTTCCAGCAGac gTATCATGGTCATTTGCTTTATATTTAGAATCAGTTTGTGTATTACCACAATTATCTATGTTTCAGAAAGAA gggAAAGTAGCTGCATTTACTACTCACTTTTTAGCTTCTCAAGCTTTTTCAAAA GTTTtgtctttctttttttggaTAGTGTCATATAAAGAATTGAACTCTTCAGATAATATT attaaATCATATGTTGGTTTGTGGGTTGTTATTATGCAA GTTGTTCAGTTAGCTCTAATGGGAGATTTTATTTATCATTATATAAGATg TTTAAGCAAGGGTGTATCTTTcgataatttattaaatgaaaatgtttaa